The DNA region GTTCTTGAGGAAGCAGTGAATCctaacatcacaagcctatttCTTACTCTTTGTGAAATTATTCTCAAAAGTACATAACGAAACATAAATTTTTAGCTTAAGATGGCTTAGCATGAAGTTTATTGTTTCAATTCTTTAGTTATTTGTTTTACGTATCTATATTATCTCAAGAACAAAACATGACTTTGCTTGATGCATGCTATGTGTTCATGTGTGTAAACATAGGAACGAAGGAAGCGCCAGTGCTAGTGAAATCTTGGCAAGGGCATTACATGAAAATGGGCATGCTATTCTAGTTGGCAATAGAACCTTTGGTAAAGAAAAAATTTAGGCAAGACCAATTTCACTATTTGTTTATGCTATTTTTTATGTGTAAAATACTTGAATTTGGTATGCTTCATAATTATGTATAATTGCACAGAGTGTGACTGAGTTGGATGATGGCTCTGCTTTGTTCCTCACGGTCGCGAAGTATCTTTCTCTAGCTCTGCATGAAATCGATTAAGTGGGAATCTAGCCTAACATACAATACAACCCTGATATTCTATCTTTGCCAAGAGCACCTTCGCTAAGATAAAACAACAAGACCACAAGTTTGGAGATGGATTCATGTATCATGGTGGCGGAGCAAGCTTTGGTAATTGAGCAAATGAAGGGGGGTCGACTTTGGGTGCATTTGGTAGGGTTCCTGTTTCTTtcagaaatattttggtttcGGATTCTCCTTGAAAATGATTCTCTAGTGAATCAGAATCATCTCTGGAAACCGTTTGGTTAGCTATCTGAATTCAATTTCTTGATAGAGAGGACAATGATGCAATTGACCACTTTACCCTTTATTgatatgctatattttttttttgcaataacaacaattgacatacatATACAATATGAGCATCATCTCTTATCGTTTTGGAGCAATTTTTGCatgcatttgaatttaattggaattgatcaaattcatgaaaagTGAGGTCATGTGAAGAAAATTGAAATTTCACAATATAACTTAGAGctagagataattttagaaattattccatcaatTAAGATGAATATTGGTGATTTTTTCCTATTGTTTGGGAATTCTTTTAAAGCTCTAAAACTTCATGGAAGGTGCAAAAATAGTCAActttaatgaattttaatttgagttATGTTCAAGCTTTTTAAGTgcaactagttaaaatgggggTTGCTTATGGATTATAGAACCCACACAAAAATTGGTAGATTTTTCGGAGCCTTTTAGAAAATCTAAACctatagaaaaaaaagataaggatTTTTGGACATCTTGTATGTAAGGGCTGAATCAGGTGAATCTGTGAGAAACGGGCCCATTTCGGTGATTCTGGCTATTTTGTTGAATCGATCCTAGTGGAATCAGTTCCTCTGGTGCTGTTTGGGTTGTTGCAACACTGATTCAGTACAGAAATGAAACCAAATTAGCTATCCAAACGAGCCCTTCGTAGATGGACTACTTCTGGAAGACACGAACTATACCGGAATTTGTCTTTATGGGTTGCTTGTATTGATGACACAGAAGATGGAATTCAGCTTGCTATTTCCGTGTATATAGTTATATTCTACATTAGTTTGTATAGCTGGTATAGAGACTGAAATAGTGATGTGTAGATATATATAGGCTAATCATGACATGTTTGATTTTAGGTGAAAAGGCACTAGAGATTAGGTACTCGGTGGTTCATGGATATGCGTGCCATATCTCGGTGTCATTGATTCGACATATTAGATTAGAAATTCATAATTGTAACTTGTAATAAGTATAATTGGGGTTGTTGACTATCGTGTAATCTTACAAATTTCATCAGCATCCAAGGGCATGGGATTAAATATtagaaatcaataaataaaCCCAACCAGAGACTAGAACAAGGTCCATTAGCCATAAGGCATAGATTTCCGTATTGGTTGTACTAGGGAAGTAGCCACAGGTTAGCAGTGGCAAGCATGAATACAAACCAAAAAGTCTTAGGCCTCTTTGAAATATAGGAAGGAAAAACAAATGGAATTgataagaatgcaagtgcagaataGAAGATTAGAAAATACAGTAATTGACAGCAAGGGCTCTACGAGGAAGGCGCAGTGGGAGGAGGTAGTGTGAGGGAATCCTTTACGTACATAATCAAAGGGACAAAATAGTCTTAAAGGAGTCAAAGGAGTACATCAaatcaaaggaaaaaatagTCTCAAAGAAGTCAAAGGAGAAAAGACGGACCTCTCAAGAGAAGAATTTGAGGCTTGATCTTTTTCTCTAATATATTGTGAGACACAAAAGCAACTAAATATCGCTCTcctctcatcatcttcattggtAGAGGGAGAATCCACCAACCTCTTTGAATTCTCTTCCTCGTTCCATGTATTCTCTTAAAATTATGTTTGGGAACTAGTGTAGTGATAGATCCACCTACCATTACCCTTGCCCTCAAACACAAACCCCTCTTGTGGGTATTGCATGCTTCGCCATAGAAAGGATCACAATGATAACCTCAAGATGAGAATCGTTGGTAACTTGTTTGAACTTCAAAAGAATTGAAATTTAGTGAGGCTAAATATTAAGGTCATATTGGTGGAACCAAAAAATAATGGGAAAATGGGATGATGGAATGATGTCATCCTCTGTTTGGGTTTTATGGATCTAACTTTAGTAGCGCAAGTTCTGTGAATCTATAAAATTGAGTTAATATTAATTCTCTATGACTATATATTGATGCACTATGATTGTAGTGGATGGTTGCGATGAATGAACTTCTATATGATTCAATTTTGGCCTTTGACAACAAAGTTTGGTTGCTAAAATGTATATACTCTTCACTTAGCAGATGTAttctttgctttctctaccACACAAAGTCCCATCTCCATTGAATTTGTGCAATAATCCCATTTAAAACAACACAAGGTGCAATAAAAAGGGTGGGTTTGGTTCCTTTGCCTATACAAGCTAACTAGACAAGGATTTCCTAACCTTGCCTAGCAAAGCTAGACAAGAAATGGTGGGACATTTGATTAAAAACTTGTAACTACCTTaccttatttcttttttttctccgtCCCTACAAGACTTGAGGTCATCACAACCCTCCTTTGGCCATTGATCTCCTCTCATGAGGCATCGATTCGACCTGTCCATGTGAAATCCCATTGATCAACATCATTTTTGGTAGTTGTGCCCAAATCCCGATCACCAGGTCCTAATTTCGTCACCGCCACACTACTAATCCCATTGTTACAGGCATGAAAATggcaaaaaaaagaaggatgTAGGTGGGTTTTTAGAACCACCCAAACTTAGAGGGAAGGGGTGTTGAGTTGCAAATCTTCGCTAGATTTTTAAGCGAAATATCGTTCAACATAGGAGGGGGTGGATTTCACCTTTGTCGTAGATACTTCTAATGCAGAGAATCCATATCCATCAATTAGAGTCTCAGCAAGTCACGAGGGATTCCTGGGAATTGGTGACCCAAATTACTGATGTACCATCCCTCCATCTCTCCTCTGTTTTCCACCTCAAGGGTAACCTCATCATTCCTCCACCTCTCATTTTTTTCTAGAATCTTGAGAGGTAGGGATATATTGGTGGAACATAGTTAATGTGAAAATGGGATATTCTAAACTAAAGTGTtattggttggtttgggtattGCAACTTTGACTTGAGTAGCACAAGTACTATAAATATGTAAAATTGAGTTGAGATAAATTCGCAATGTTTGAATATTGACTCACCCTGATTGTAATGGGTGCCTTCGATGACTGAACTTATGTatgatttaattttatttgaCAATAAAGTTCAGTTGCTGCACTATATATACTCTTGGCTTTAGCAAATATGTTTTTTCACTTTCTCCGTCACATTAGAGATGATGTGGCATGAGATCCTACCTCTATGAATATGTTCACCGATCACATGTACAAGATCGCGAAGATTTAGCAAATACATATTTCCTTTAGCATTGGAGATGATATAACATGAGACAACCACATTGGAGATGATATGATTGATGAATCTGCTTAatgatcacctgcacaacatcaCAAGGCGCAATGCAAAGATCAACCCACATTGTTGCCTCACAATAACTTCCTAGGCAATATCAACGTGGCAGCGATGTAACAACTGTCTCGGAAATCAGTCGCTCAAATTATCCTTTATCTATTATTTCCTCCGTTCGAAAATAATAGACGTATTTTTTAGTCTTGATCTTCGAAGTTAAATTTTGACTaagattttcttataaaatataccatttatagctataaaacttatatgttatgaaattattttgaattatgaatctagttatataatttttatacactagatatttttataatttaattaaatgttaatcaaagtatataaaatttgatttttctaaaaaaagataCGTCAGAGTGAGTGCTTCAAATTCAGCCAGCGAGTTAACTACCATACCCAATACTTCAAAGGTCAGCCCACGTTATAGCCTCACGGTAGCTTCAAACGCGACCGGGGTAGCTCAGTACTCTAACCTTCTCTACCCTCAACAGCGGGGGCAGCCCCGTCATTTCCCACCTCCTGTTTTTAGAATCATTCCCGGATacgataccccacaaagaaagCGAGACGACGAGACGGGACGAGACGAGCGACGGAGGGAGAGGTAGCGGAGGAACGCGCCACCGGCTTCAAGCAAGCCCTAGCCCTAGGCGACGCTGCGGCGAAGGTTTCGATTCCCGTTCCTGCTTTGTTGCTCTCCTCAGCCCGCAGAGACGCGCAACCCTGGTTGCTCCAATCGGTtccacggcacggcacggctcgGCCATGTCGACCAAGAGGTAATTCGCTTAGCTTCGAATTTGATCCCCTCCCTATTCTGCGCGATTTGGAGCGCGGGCGGATTGGAATTCTCGTGCGTTCGTGTGGCGCTACGGTTCGGATGCTGGTGAGCTCTGGATTGAGGCGGATTGAGCTTCGTTTGAGCCCTAGGGTTGGTGGTCGGAGGCCGGGGAGATTCGTTTCTAGGATTTTTAGTTCGACGGGGTTGGAAAACTGGGTTCGTCGGCCTAGTATGGGAGGCCAGCTTCGAGCCTAGGCGCTGCTTGCTTCTTTGGGCTCTTGGCAGTAAGGCGCAGAGGTGAGTAGCTGTGATATATGCTTGATGTATTGCGGGATTTAGCTCTCGGGGGTATCTTGAGCTGTGTAAATTGACTGGGGGATTTTATCCCTGTCGGCATGGCCGTTTGGATGCGTTTCCATTGGTGcttgttttgtttgtttggttCTATAATTGTGTGGTCATGCGTAGGTTGAGGTGTGTGCATTTCACGAGATTGGAGGCTCAAGTTTATTTAATGTGGCTGTGTACTAAGTAAAGTGACAATGGAAAATATTGGCGATTACCTTTTAAATGTGTGGAAAGTGGTTGGCAAGAAAAATTGCAGCTAAGAACATTCACTTTATTGGAACTAGTATTATGCTTGTGTAAGTAGGGCATCTTTTACTGGGATGATAATTTACTCCTGGACCTTGCATTCATACACTGTTTCTAGCTAAAACTTATGCTGTTATCCGTAGGTTTGGTCAGAAATATATGAAGTGATAAAGAAAGGAAGATATAtagtctgtttggttggtgccCTATTTAGCCTGCCAAAATTTGGTCATGAACAAAGCTGGGGCATGACTGAAATTGGGAAAAGTAGAGGTGTTTGGATTGTGAACATGGTACAGTAAAAGATTTGGCAAAGCTGGTTAGGTATTATTTGGTTTGAGGCCATATGGTTGGACTTATCAGTAGTGtagtgttttccttttttgattCAAGATACGATTAGTGGAGGTGAACTTTTTGACATTAAGAAGCTTTTCGTAAACAAGTACTAAAAAGTCATATTGGTTGCATCTACCGTATGTGTACATGCAATAGTTTACAGTTAAATGGTGCTCATCAACAATTAATCGAGCATGAGACCAGACATACAATGGGAGGATCAAGGCATGTTAGCTCACCAACTTCCAGGCAAACATTTTTTTGCGCCTTCAAATCTGCCAATGTTTTCGTAAGAAATGAATTGAGCGTGCTAAACTTGGTAATTGTTCAAATGCTAGCCAAATTTCAAAGGCATCACCTATTATAGGTAAGGCTAACCAGAgcatgaaccaaacacaccttacAACCCCTTTAGATTGTTTACTAAAATTGTCTGAGTATGCACACTTGCTTACTTGATGATAAATGATATTTTCAGAGGAAAAGACTCCATGAACCCACTATATTTCATTCAAATTATTCTCTGAGATGAAACCAACAAATTTGGTAGTTTGCTTACTGGTCTTTTTGTTATGGCACTGTTCTATCAGGGTTCTTTGcaagttcttcatgcatggagCTTGCCTGAAAGGAGAGTACTGTGAGTTCTCCCATGACTGGAATGACCAAGCAAATAATGTAATGTATTAATAATCATTAGATGCAGTTTGGTCTCATATCTAGAGTTACACTGTATGTACTTTGGTGTTCCTTACTGTGATACTTTTCTGCTCAGGTTTGCACATTCTACCAGAAAGGTGCATGCTCGTACGGTAGCCGTTGCAGATATGACCATGTCAAAGTTTCTCGTAACCCCACAGTTCTGCCGACACCATCATCCTCAAGTACTGCACGTGTTGCATCTACATCCCTTCAAATGTTAAGTTCAGGTCATCCTCCTCGCATGGGACACAAAACAGATTCAAGCAACCAAACAAAGCAGATACCTATGGATTTGCTTGCACATTCTGCAAGTAAGCCTGCATGGAGAAATGATTTTCAGCATGACACTGTTTCAGAGGATGGGATTGACTGGTCATCCAATCGAACTGGGCAAAACCAAACATTAGTGAAACCAGCTGATATGCCTATTTGTTCTTTTGCTGCTGCTGGTAATTGCCCCTATGGGGAAGGGTGCCTTCAGATGCATGGAGAATTGTGCACAACTTGTGGGAAAATGTGCTTGCATCCTTATCGTCCTGATGAGAGAGAGGAGCATATCAAGTTATGTGAGAAAAACCACAAGCGccttgaagctttgaaacagAGCCAAGAGATAGAATGCAGTGTCTGCTTGGATCGTGTGCTCTCGAAGCCTACTGCTGCTGAAAGGAAGTTTGGACTGTTATCCGAATGCGATCATCCTTTCTGTATTGCATGCATCAGAAATTGGCGTAACAATTCTCCTGCATCTGGTATGGATGTGAACTCAGCACTGAGGGCTTGTCCAATATGTCGCAAACTTTCATACTATGTCATTCCAAGTGTTCTTTGGTACTTCTCGaaggaagagaaagaggagatcATTGACAGCTACAAATCCAAGCTCAAGTAAGGTTTATGTTCCCATCTGTAGTTGCTTCTTGTAGCATGCCCCTTACATGATCAGTGTCCTGAATCTTAGAATCTAAATTAGAATGTTACAAATATTTTTAGCGTTCATAGTTACACATATGCTTTATTATTACTCAGTTGATTGATTCATAGCAGCAAGAAGCAATTTAAAATGAACACTATTGTTCACCTTATTACTTAATGTCTTACTATCTAATCTACAATAATGTTGCAGGTCTATTGATTGCAAGTACTTCGATTTTGGGACAGGCTCTTGTCCCTTCGGGACAAGCTGTTTCTACAGGGTAGGAATACTATTTTTTACATGCTACTATCAATGTGTGAGTTGAATGCAGCTGATGTACTTTTGGGGCCTATCAACCAAAAATTTATAGGCTATCTAGAGAGGTTTAGGACCCAATACCAGAAAGGTGCCCATTTAGCTATCTGCAGTAATTGGTCTAGCAATACACAGAATTCTATCTGGAGTCTGGCTGGAAACTTCTTGTTCAGTTGCTCTGCTGGAAACTACCAACTTACAAGTCTGTTTGATTTTCTTAACAGTTTCCATATTTTGTGTTCCCAGTAGTGGTAATGCCTCATACTGCATCTGTTAGCAGCCACGGAGTCCTTAAACTGGCTGGGTCTAGGGTCTAGCATGTTTTGTTCTTGTTGGCGGCACCTGATTAATGCTGTGTCTGGAACCACAGCTGCTCCTTTTATTGTTTTCCTCTGTTAATCCAATTGAGCACCCTAGAGGAGGATGGGGCCTAGAAGGTGTTGGATCAAATGAATTTTGTGATCTGTCTTTTTCAGAAGTTGCTAAAAATACAATGGCTTGTTGAAAATGTGTTGCTACAGTATAGCTGACTCTAGGAAGCATTTTTTATATTGCTCAATGACCTGTTGGATGCATTTTCACAATAGTGAGGCAAATTTCTGGTTATGTTACCTTGTATCATTGTCATTTCTGTGAGATTTCAGTTACACATCATGATGATCTGAATGGTGGTTCAGTATACCTTTTTAATGATGATAGTCTTGACATCGTCACGCATATTTACACTAGTACAAAAAGGCTCAAGTTTCCTGGCAGTATAAATTGGTCTTCTGAATTTTATTGGTTAGTGGGTACTGGATAACGATTCAAAATACATTACGTAGTTGAGACATTTAATTTTGTATGTGACAATTCTTAATTCTAGTACAATTTCAGTAGAGTGTATTGTGTTGACTGTTAGATCTTTTCGGATAGCTGTTTTAAGGGACATTACACttggtttcttttttattcttttcctaTATAGCTCACCTTGATAATTTGTTATGGTAAAACTGCAATATTAACTGGCCAGTCTTTTCCACGACATTCATTCGACATTGAACTCACTTGTGTAGCCTGCATGTTTTGCAGCATGCCTACAGAGATGGACGCTTGGAAGAGGTGATACTGCGTCATCTTGATGCTGATGATGGAAATACAGTAATTGCCAAAAATATTAGGTATATGTTCTCTACCAGGCTTCTATGCGCTCTTGTATTTTCCGCCTCAACTTACCCTGTCTTAATTTCCTGTTTGCCTTCCAGACTGTCGGACTTCCTCAGTCGGTTGCATCTTTAGGGACCTGCAGCTGTATATATATCAAATGTAAGATCTATTTTTAATACGCAGTCCACATTATGATTCTAGTTCTGGTCTAATAACTGATACCCAATGCACATTTAGAAATGTCATTTCATATGCTGTTGTAAGAAATACAGTGATAGTTCTGCGTCATCAGTTCCAAGTTTACAACTGGGTAGATGTGTATTGGAGACTTGTGCAATCACAATGCCTGGCACATGCTCTCTATTCCTCAATTCGTGAATAGTCTTGCATCCATTTTTCCGTTTGCTCTCATTGTTTTCATTCCTACAAAATCATTCTCTTCATTAGTTGACCAAGTGAATTGAAACATTTGCAATCAGGCAATATTTTGAAGAGAGCAGTTTAACTTGAGGCATCTTCAGGCTTTGTCTCCATTTAGTGGTGGTTGCTTTGTCGCCAGTTGAACAAAGGCAATCCTTGTGTGCTATAgatttgccatttttttttgccCCGCATAAATTCACTGGCATAATCTTGCTACTTCCTCATATTACACAATCCCTTCTTCAGTGCAGAATTTTTGAAGTTTTCTGTGGCCCTTCACTAGCTCGATGACCTTGCAGAAGAAGCACCATTGACCTAAGGACGATGTAAAAGATGTCCGATCACAGTTGTGCTCAACGTCGAAGCAGACCTGTTTTAAAACTTTGCTATATGTTGCTGGCCTTCAGGGCTACCGGTGATTCAGTAGAACATTTACTGGCCATCAAGCAAAAAGGAGACGTGTAAAATCCTTACCTTTCCGCAATGCTCCTTTCCCTATTGAGGAAGGGTCCCATACCAACAGGTCAACTGAGGCCATTTGGCAGTATTATGACTTAATGTACGGCAAAAATCTGTTAATGGAACACAGAAGGATTGTTATACTGGACGAATGAACAATACTGGAGTAAATTGTAGATCCCCATGAGGCACGATGGCATTTTTGCTTGAGACATCAATTTCTGGACCTTTTAGGAGGGACTAACCACCTGAACGCATTACTCGAAGCGTGCCTGAAGATGGGCTTAACCATCGTTTGTATTTGACTTCGCATGCTTtccaatcaaacaactcaagtgGTGTGATTgtatatgtgaattttttttcatgtaacTTCTAGGACCACGATTCCATTTTATTTCCCTGACCCAATCTTGAGTTCGTGACAAGGTTGGCCCGACTTTTCATCGGTATTTACTTGTGTGAAAATGTTGTAGTTTGTATATACGGTATTTGTATTGTACGGTTCATAGATAGCAATTTATTTGTGTACTACACTGGTAAATACTATCTTATCTACCAAAGTTACATGAACTGCAAACTCAGTCTAAGGTTGCAACAATTGTTTTTGTACAACACTAGTAAATACCATATCTACCGAAGTTAAATAAAAGGGCAATCGCACATGTTTCCCTAACCGGCAGGCATGGCAAATGTGCAATGCTGATTTATTAAAAGAGAAATCAAAGGAGCGCCAACATGGAGAGtgaatggtgatgatgaacgaAGGGGGTACAACTCGCCAGAACAATCAAATTCAATAGTAACAGGGTTGTCATGGGTGAGTGCAGGAACAGAGACCAAGTTCTTGATCAAATTGAGAGAGAGTAAAACATTGAGAAGGTTTAAATTAATAGAGGAAATGGGAATGGATGACGTGCCAGTATGAGTGATTGGAAGAGTATTGCTATTGCCAACAATAATACTGGAAGGGAAAGAAGAGGGACGGACAGGGTAAAGAATACAAGGTTGTAATGCCATGTGTGATGATGCTCCGGTGTTGAAGAACAACTCAGACGAGCCGCCGGTTGAGCAGTTGAGATGCCAGCGTTGTTGAGGGCGTGGAGCAGAGCCGTCTGGTCCCATGGGTTTGTCGCAATTGTTGGTGCTGGACTGCTGGTGGCGCAGCCTGAGATATTGTGAGCGCCTGCTGGGCAGGTGGTGCGCAGGGCCGCTGACCGAGCACGCCCGCGCTTGACGGACGCCAATTCATTGGGATGGAGTGGAGGACGCCCAGGGTGCGCCACCAACAGCATGGGATCCTCCGTtattggaggaggaggatcccTTGCCCTTCTTCTTTGTTTGTTCCGGAGGTCGCCAGACCCGGTAGCCTGATCACCAGTGGAGGCCGGCGTAGTGGCACGCCCGGCAAACAAGGTTTGAGCGTCCTGTTGCATCTTAGACTATTCTACCTGGAGTTCCTCGTGCATGAGAGGAATGCACGAACAACAGCGATGGCAGCGGATCCTTGCCGGTGATGacatgtgatgaggacatcaccggCTTATATAGGACCATCCCTATATTATACAACAACGAAATTAAGTGCatatattctattttagatttatcttttatatattTGAGCAAAGGTGTTGTATCATGAGTtgtgtatatttttatttttagaagtGTTGGCATGAATTAATATAAAGAAAGGAGAATATGCATGGAGGATAAATGAAGTTGATTGGGGACTGAGTCTGAACATATGCTAGAGTATAATCTGGCCTTTTAGGACTGTGCTGACTTCAAATGGCCGTCACTTTTGCATACAAGCTCCGTTCTGAATGTTCTTGGATTTCACAGAAAGTTTGTCTCGTTATCTTTCCAACGAAACAAGCCACAACTCGAAATTAATCCTGAGCTATCCAGAATTAAAGAAATAAGATGATGTACCACCTATAATGGGTCTTAGGCCTTGTAACTTCGTTTGGGACCCCGACCCAAGTAGGACCTAAGGTGTGTACACCCCAACCTAGTGGAGGATGACCTAGGGTTCCCCTTGGCCATCGTCCCACCCTCATAAATAGCTAGGCATCTCTCTAGGCTTCTCGGGTTTTCTTGTGTTTAGTTTAGCCCTCGTGCAAACTTCTATTCTTCAGTTGTGTCTGTCAAGATAGTCATTTGAGAACCCCACCTATTGTGTCAATAACTTTGAGATCTTCAgttctatttgcaatttcagattgttgTTTCTTATTGTTGCTAGTTCTTTGATTGCTTACAGGAATTGAACCttgtgttcaggttgatcgtgctTTCCAGtaaggtcaataaccatttggagttggttctgTTTGCTAAGGCGCTCGCAAACTATTCGTTTGTAGTCAAATCGTGAGAGTCACCTCCACCAGATCGATAGTTAccctctcatcgaaagatcGGGACATCTCGACtatatcaagtggtatcagctTTTAGGTTGCTCGGTGAGACTTTATTGCTTTCCTAcagtaccaaaaaaaaaagccaaaaatatgTCAGTTTGACCTTAACTCCAAGACTGTTGTGCCATTGCATCTTTCATTCAGTTATCTCGCATTGTTGGGTTTGTGCTCTTGGTTGTGTCTGTTGCTAGTTTCCTTGCTATACATACACCTTCTAACCATAGAAAAGGTAAGCCACAAATAG from Phragmites australis chromosome 8, lpPhrAust1.1, whole genome shotgun sequence includes:
- the LOC133926754 gene encoding E3 ubiquitin-protein ligase makorin yields the protein MSTKRVLCKFFMHGACLKGEYCEFSHDWNDQANNVCTFYQKGACSYGSRCRYDHVKVSRNPTVLPTPSSSSTARVASTSLQMLSSGHPPRMGHKTDSSNQTKQIPMDLLAHSASKPAWRNDFQHDTVSEDGIDWSSNRTGQNQTLVKPADMPICSFAAAGNCPYGEGCLQMHGELCTTCGKMCLHPYRPDEREEHIKLCEKNHKRLEALKQSQEIECSVCLDRVLSKPTAAERKFGLLSECDHPFCIACIRNWRNNSPASGMDVNSALRACPICRKLSYYVIPSVLWYFSKEEKEEIIDSYKSKLKSIDCKYFDFGTGSCPFGTSCFYRHAYRDGRLEEVILRHLDADDGNTVIAKNIRLSDFLSRLHL